The following proteins come from a genomic window of Anopheles ziemanni chromosome 3, idAnoZiCoDA_A2_x.2, whole genome shotgun sequence:
- the LOC131287944 gene encoding uncharacterized protein LOC131287944: protein MDVPSMVRRSGDKLIVRQVVSGQEQEVLGERTIKTEVKIEPSQQQAVDSETLLPSSDLVVKTLSRQRNGWNRNGGREQLPQCKVKRNYSCPSCAYATQNPRRYLTHLRDTHGEKISINECQRCLYASKHHQKLVRHMRMVHGIVEPASRTTVKREEFSREGKDNVDLLTTVNAFFGQLAPSEWNTQYGQQLVASDLQKLLKQLANSWNSSIAANAELVRNALKIEMDHLHNAVNTSDMDTIQFGEPGKNVRRSMEENELTPRKRPRPIPNLIPLASPPTVAVRSEKDLLKPVPMSLLMPQENSTSECQQSSSNAMTNQMPIVLDSQMKCTFCELSYATTSDLANHIDAAHKEDLFTSLLQKSIDETQQNLFPQSETGDSASNEVWKSLLELSYGGSDSAASGQVSEQDGKQSTHPTEDDDVEILESRTETYCGIETAPGYGEVTSKLPTNDANAPNTVTKKVFKCPHCSFWASTASRFHVHIVGHLNKKPFECSLCSYRSNWRWDITKHIRLKTIRDPSHKNAGVLMNDETGRRNYTKYNKYITLMQIADNSVKEPVTYPKPTAENTISDLIAACSTYNIDLKAFANIPGYKTLLTKQIGDEVPSGNDPKQHGDFHLKCHLCGLRTSSTEELLLHATSAHAGQTFVQLQDDVSETDANGAPPPAPIESNTPPQPRNCTPVNIVSGPTPVPPTPAALGSLSKSAANPSGESSTNGTPLLTTSGAGDRTNPAEAQGPGEGGEGGSQRMPVPTWRHNAPYRCGHCHQVSNWKHVIQRHCRLKHNGNVLIEHINSERDDPSDGEGGGQAQRHTKQIQNSIYVVEDGQLSNTASSESLAGSAPIAPPPLAPFNYEELGYPVGSTLEPIVEIFDKDPADLVSLVGDSSTVLVSSGTVAPAVPGDQLNCVSCQFHAESVEQLTEHLEAHISNGQQQREGSYNIAPTTLLDPVPTVMFYCSKCPARFFDRCHVVEHEDRHASGRGTACPLCTYTPQADEPNRHREVHSAAYNKNTENLQIFLAESKDYPKPRLAMHEGADGSEVWCVEPASEEPPVTSPKRSKRTKQQEPRRSVDTASIGTDQPPLRSIFLCEYCDNAFDAESDLNAHVRNHFSAILAAQNVAYYTSLNSALHKEQQKVELVVTGTQSTLPLHYAYDNTRRKEWTAFSKTDNVLLKL from the exons ATGGACGTACCATCCATGGTGCGACGCTCCGGGGACAAACTAATCGTGCGACAAGTGGTTAGCGGCCAGGAGCAGGAAGTACTCGGTGAACGAACCATCAAGACTGAGGTGAAAATCGAACCGTCGCAGCAGCAGGCAGTCGACAGCGAAACACTCCTACCGTCCAGTGACCTAGTGGTGAAAACCTTGTCGAGGCAGCGAAACGGCTGGAACCGAAACGGTGGGCGCGAACAGCTGCCCCAGTGCAAAGTGAAGCGTAACTACTCGTGCCCTAGTTGCGCCTACGCTACGCAGAATCCTCGACGCTATCTGACGCACCTACGCGATACGCACGGCGAGAAGATTAGCATCAACGAGTGCCAACGATGCCTGTACGCATCGAAACACCATCAGAAGCTGGTGCGCCACATGCGGATGGTGCACGGTATCGTGGAACCTGCCAGTCGGACCACTGTTAAGCGTGAGGAATTCTCCAGAGAGGGCAAAGATAACGTGGACCTGCTGACGACGGTAAATGCTTTCTTTGGCCAGCTAGCGCCAAGCGAGTGGAATACCCAATACGGCCAGCAACTTGTTGCGTCCGACTTACAAAAACTTTTGAAGCAGTTAGCAAACTCGTGGAACTCGTCAATTGCCG cTAACGCCGAGCTTGTACGGAACGccttaaaaattgaaatggatCATTTGCACAACGCTGTCAACACATCCGACATG GATACTATCCAGTTCGGAGAACCAGGCAAGAACGTAAGACGATCGATGGAAGAAAACGAACTGACGCCCAGAAAAAGGCCAAGACCTATCCCCAACCTCATACCGCTCGCCTCACCGCCAACAGTTGCCGTCAGGTCAGAAAAGGACCTTCTCAAGCCGGTTCCAATGTCGTTGCTGATGCCGCAGGAAAATTCCACCTCGGAATGCCAGCAATCGTCCAGCAACGCAATGACCAACCAGATGCCGATAGTTCTAGACTCACAAATGAAATGTACCTTCTGTGAGCTGTCCTACGCAACGACGTCCGATTTGGCAAACCACATCGATGCAGCCCACAAGGAGGATCTTTTCACGTCGTTGCTGCAGAAGTCAATCGATGAAACGCAGCAGAATTTGTTTCCGCAAAGTGAAACGGGCGACAGTGCGTCGAACGAGGTGTGGAAAAGTCTGCTGGAGCTGAGCTACGGTGGGTCAGATAGTGCGGCCAGTGGGCAGGTCAGCGAACAGGACGGGAAACAGTCGACCCACCCGACCGAAGACGATGATGTCGAGATACTGGAGAGCCGGACGGAAACCTATTGCGGCATCGAAACGGCACCCGGGTACGGCGAGGTCACCAGCAAGCTACCGACCAACGATGCGAACGCTCCGAACACGGTGACGAAGAAGGTGTTCAAGTGTCCACACTGTTCGTTCTGGGCCTCGACGGCTTCGCGCTTTCACGTGCACATCGTGGGCCACCTGAACAAGAAGCCGTTCGAGtgttcactctgttcgtaccGCTCCAACTGGCGCTGGGACATCACCAAGCACATCCGGCTCAAGACGATCCGTGATCCGAGCCACAAGAATGCGGGTGTCCTGATGAACGATGAGACGGGCCGCAGGAACTACACGAAATACAACAAGTACATCACGCTAATGCAGATTGCGGACAATAGCGTGAAGGAGCCGGTGACGTACCCCAAGCCGACCGCCGAGAACACGATCTCGGATCTGATAGCGGCCTGCAGCACGTACAATATCGATCTGAAGGCGTTTGCCAACATTCCCGGCTACAAGACGCTGCTCACCAAACAAATAGGCGACGAGGTACCGAGCGGCAATGACCCGAAGCAGCACGGAGACTTTCACTTGAAATGTCACCTTTGTGGGCTCAG GACTTCATCTACCGAGGAACTGCTACTGCACGCGACGTCCGCACACGCCGGGCAGACGTTCGTGCAGCTGCAGGACGATGTAAGCGAAACCGACGCAAATGGGGCACCGCCACCAGCACCGATCGAAAGTAACACGCCACCGCAGCCAAGAAATTGTACGCCAGTGAACATTGTTTCCGGCCCCACGCCGGTGCCGCCGACCCCGGCGGCGCTCGGTAGCCTTAGCAAAAGTGCAGCTAACCCTAGCGGCGAAAGCTCTACTAACGGGACTCCACTACTAACCACTAGCGGTGCTGGTGACCGTACCAACCCGGCGGAAGCGCAGGGACCGGGTGAAGGTGGTGAAGGTGGCTCGCAGCGGATGCCGGTGCCCACGTGGCGCCATAACGCACCGTACCGCTGTGGCCATTGCCACCAGGTTTCTAACTGGAAACATGTTATTCAG AGACATTGCCGGCTGAAGCACAACGGGAATGTTTTGATTGAACACATAAATTCAGAAAGAGACGACCCATCGGACGGAGAAGGCGGTGGCCAAGCCCAAAGGCACACGAAACAGATTCAAAACTCTATCTACGTCGTGGAGGACGGCCAGCTTTCCAACACCGCTTCAAGCGAGTCGCTTGCGGGTTCCGCACCGATCGCTCCACCACCCCTCGCACCCTTCAACTACGAGGAACTGGGCTACCCCGTGGGCAGCACGCTCGAACCGATCGTGGAAATCTTCGACAAGGATCCGGCCGACTTGGTAAGCTTAGTGGGCGACAGCTCGACCGTGCTGGTAAGCAGCGGCACGGTAGCCCCGGCCGTTCCCGGCGACCAGCTGAACTGCGTATCGTGCCAGTTCCACGCGGAATCCGTCGAGCAGCTGACGGAGCATCTGGAGGCGCACATCAGCAAcggccagcagcagcgggAGGGTTCGTACAACATTGCTCCCACGACCTTGCTCGATCCGGTCCCGACCGTCATGTTCTACTGCTCCAAGTGTCCGGCACGATTCTTCGATCGCTGCCACGTGGTGGAGCACGAGGATCGCCATGCGAGTGGCAGGGGAACGGCGTGCCCACTCTGCACCTACACCCCGCAGGCTGACGAACCGAACCGCCATCGGGAGGTACACTCCGCTGCGTACAACAAAAATACTGAAAATTTGCAAATTTTCCTCGCCGAAAGCAAGGACTATCCGAAGCCCCGGCTCGCGATGCACGAAGGCGCGGACGGGTCGGAGGTCTGGTGCGTCGAGCCGGCCTCGGAAGAACCGCCAGTGACCTCACCGAAACGGTCGAAACGAACCAAGCAACAGGAACCACGCAGGAGCGTGGACACGGCGAGCATCGGCACCGATCAGCCACCGCTGCGGTCCATCTTCCTGTGCGAGTACTGTGATAACGCTTTCGATGCCGAGTCCGATCTGAACGCGCACGTGCGAAACCACTTTTCCGCCATACTGGCCGCGCAGAACGTGGCCTACTACACATCTTTAAACAGCGCGCTCCACAAGGAGCAGCAGAAGGTGGAGCTGGTCGTGACCGGCACGCAGTCAACGTTGCCTTTGCACTACGCCTACGATAACACACGCCGCAAGGAGTGGACGGCCTTCTCCAAGACCGACAACGTCCTGCTGAAGCTTTGA
- the LOC131284535 gene encoding uncharacterized protein LOC131284535, whose protein sequence is MMQYNAIKLAPFILRITVFLCCTMSLTAGRIVHRISDFNAPMAEPVRQCRAICLAMHLQDEINNIIVTDECTDRPNCFMCWDYCKILHEEKRIVRNLMCSDVICYSGCKTACKYYGDFYRDLKLTSLDSLLPAVGASKEPSR, encoded by the exons ATGATGCAGTACAACGCAATCAAACTCGCTCCGTTTATCCTCCGTATTACCGTGTTTCTCTGCTGTACCATGAGTCTTACGGCGGGCCGTATCGTGCACCGGATCAGTGACTTCAATGCACCGATGGCAGAACCGGTACGCCAGTGTCGTGCCATCTGCCTTGCGATGCATCTGCAGGACGAGATCAACAACATCATCGTGACAGACGAGTGTACCGATCGGCCGAATTGTTTCATGTGCTGGGACTACTGCAAGATCCTCCACGAGGAAAAACGTATCGTGAGGAACCTGATGTGCAGCGATGTGATTTGC TACTCGGGATGTAAAACGGCCTGCAAATACTACGGCGACTTCTATCGGGATCTAAAGCTCACGTCCCTCGACAGTTTGCTGCCGGCGGTGGGAGCAAGCAAAGAACCAAGCCGTTAG
- the LOC131288381 gene encoding alpha-actinin, sarcomeric isoform X1 encodes MMENGGYVGQYGDDGGYMEQEEEWEREGLLDPAWEKQQKKTFTAWCNSHLRKAGTSIDNIEDDFRNGLKLMLLLEVISGETLPKPDRGKMRFHKIANVNKALDFIASKGVKLVSIGAEEIVDGNLKMTLGMIWTIILRFAIQDISVEEMTAKEGLLLWCQRKTAPYKNVNVQNFHLSFKDGLAFCALIHRHRPDLIDYSKLSKDNPLENLNTAFDVAEKYLDIPRMLDPDDLINTPKPDERAIMTYVSCYYHAFQGAQQAETAANRICKVLKVNQENERLMEEYERLASDLLEWIRRTMPWLNSRQSDSTLAGVQKKLEEYRTYRRKHKPPRVEQKAKLETNFNTLQTKLRLSNRPAYMPTEGKMVSDITNAWKGLEHAEKSFEEWLLAETMRLERLEHLAQKFKHKADTHEDWTKGKEEMLQSQDFRNCKLNELKALKKKHEAFESDLAAHQDRVEQIAAIAQELNTLEYHDCASVNARCQRICDQWDRLGVLTQRRCQGLDEAERILEKIDLLHLEFAKRAAPFNNWLDGAREDLVDMFIVHTMEEIQGLIQAHDQFKATLGEADKEFNVIIGLVRDAEAIVKQEQVPGGLVNPYTTLSADLISRKWSEVRALVPQRDQTLANELRKQQNNEMLRRQFAEKANAVGPWIERQMDAVTAIGMGISGSLEEQLHRLKEYEQAVYAYKPSIEELEKIHQSVQESMIFENRYTHYTMETLRVGWEQLLTSINRNINEVENQILTRDSKGITQEQLTEFRSSFNHFDKNRTGRLAPEEFKSCLVSLGYSIGKDKQGDMDFQRILAVVDPNSSGYVQFDAFLDFMTRESTDTDTAEQVIDSFRILASDRPYILPDELRRELPPDQAEYCIQRMPPYKGPNAIPGALDYMSFSTALYGESDL; translated from the exons ACCTTCACCGCCTGGTGCAACAGCCATCTGCGCAAAGCCGGTACCTCGATCGACAACATCGAGGATGATTTTCGTAACGGACTCAAACTCATGCTCCTGCTGGAGGTCATCTCCGGAGAAACCCTGCCAAAGCCCGACCGCGGCAAGATGCGTTTCCATAAG ATCGCCAACGTCAACAAGGCACTGGACTTTATCGCGTCGAAGGGCGTGAAGCTGGTGTCGATCGGTGCGGAGGAAATCGTCGACGGCAACCTGAAGATGACCCTCGGTATGATCTGGACCATCATCCTGCGATTCGCCATCCAGGACATCTCGGTGGAGGAGATGACCGCCAAGGAGGGTCTGCTGCTTTGGTGCCAGCGTAAGACCGCCCCGTACAAGAACGTCAACGTGCAGAACTTCCACCTTAGCTTCAAG GATGGTCTTGCCTTCTGCGCCCTTATCCATCGCCATAGACCCGATCTGATCGATTACTCCAAACTGTCGAAGGACAATCCGCTGGAGAATCTCAACACGGCGTTCGATGTCGCTGAGAAGTATCTCGACATTCCACGAATGCTTGACCCCGACG ATCTGATCAACACGCCGAAGCCAGATGAGCGTGCCATCATGACGTACGTGTCGTGCTACTACCACGCCTTCCAGGGAGCACAGCAG GCTGAGACCGCTGCCAACCGTATCTGCAAGGTGCTGAAGGTCAACCAGGAGAATGAACGACTCATGGAGGAGTACGAGCGATTGGCCAGCGAT cTTTTGGAATGGATCCGCCGTACGATGCCGTGGCTCAACTCGAGACAATCGGACAGCACGCTAGCCGGCGTGCAGAAGAAGCTGGAGGAGTACAGAACGTACCGCCGCAAGCACAAGCCGCCACGCGTTGAGCAGAAGGCGAAGTTGGAGACGAACTTCAACACGCTGCAGACTAAGCTGCGTCTGTCGAATCGCCCGGCGTACATGCCGACCGAGGGCAAGATGGTGTCGGACATCACCAACGCCTGGAAGGGCCTCGAGCACGCCGAGAAGTCGTTCGAAGAGTGGCTGCTGGCCGAAACGATGCGCCTGGAGCGCCTGGAACATCTGGCGCAGAAGTTCAAGCACAAGGCCGACACGCACGAGGACTGGACCAAGGGCAAGGAGGAGATGCTGCAGTCGCAGGACTTCCGCAACTGCAAGCTGAACGAGCTGAAGGCGCTGAAGAAGAAGCACGAAGCGTTCGAGTCGGATTTGGCCGCACACCAGGATCGCGTCGAGCAGATTGCGGCGATCGCGCAGGAGCTGAA CACTCTGGAGTATCACGATTGCGCTTCGGTGAATGCTCGCTGTCAGCGCATCTGCGACCAGTGGGATCGCCTGGGCGTGCTTACCCAGCGCCGCTGCCAGGGACTGGATGAGGCCGAGCGCATCCTTGAGAAAATCGATCTGCTGCACCTGGAGTTTGCCAAGCGTGCGGCACCGTTCAACAACTGGCTCGATGGAGCCCGCGAGGATCTCGTGGACATGTTCATCGTGCACACGATGGAGGAGATCCAGGGCCTGATCCAGGCCCACGATCAGTTCAAGGCAACGCTCGGCGAGGCGGACAAGGAGTTCAATGTCATCATCGGGCTGGTGCGTGACGCCGAAGCGATCGTTAAGCAGGAACAGGTGCCCGGTGGTCTGGTTAACCCCTACACCACCCTGTCGGCCGATCTGATCAGCCGGAAGTGGTCGGAGGTGCGAGCCCTGGTGCCGCAGCGCGACCAGACGCTGGCGAACGAACTGCGCAAGCAGCAGAACAACGAGATGCTGCGTCGCCAGTTCGCCGAGAAGGCGAACGCCGTCGGACCGTGGATCGAGCGGCAGATGGACGCCGTGACGGCCATCGGTATGGGCATCTCGGGCTCGCTCGAGGAGCAGCTGCACCGTCTGAAGGAGTACGAGCAGGCGGTGTACGCGTACAAGCCCAGCATCGAGGAGCTGGAGAAGATCCACCAGTCCGTCCAGGAGTCGATGATCTTCGAGAACCGTTACACGCACTACACGATGGAGACGCTCCGCGTTGGCTGGGAACAGCTGCTGACGTCGATCAACAGAAATATCAACGAG GTGGAGAATCAGATTCTGACCCGCGACTCGAAGGGTATTACACAGGAGCAGCTGACCGAGTTCCGCTCGAGCTTCAACCACTTCGACAAGAACCGAACTGGCCGGCTGGCGCCGGAGGAGTTCAAATCGTGCCTGGTTTCGCTCGGCTACTCGATCGGCAAGGACAAGCAGGGCGACATGGACTTCCAGCGCATCCTGGCCGTGGTCGACCCGAACTCATCCGGTTATGTGCAGTTCGATGCGTTCCTCGACTTCATGACGCGAGAAAGCACCGACACCGATACGgcggaacaggttatcgactCGTTCAGAATTTTGGCATCCGACAGG CCTTACATTCTTCCCGATGAGCTGCGCCGTGAGCTGCCACCGGATCAGGCGGAATACTGCATCCAAAGAATGCCACCGTACAAGGGCCCGAACGCCATCCCCGGAGCACTGGACTACATGTCCTTCAGTACGGCGCTGTACGGTGAGAGTGACCTCTAA
- the LOC131288381 gene encoding alpha-actinin, sarcomeric isoform X2 — translation MMENGGYVGQYGDDGGYMEQEEEWEREGLLDPAWEKQQKKTFTAWCNSHLRKAGTSIDNIEDDFRNGLKLMLLLEVISGETLPKPDRGKMRFHKIANVNKALDFIASKGVKLVSIGAEEIVDGNLKMTLGMIWTIILRFAIQDISVEEMTAKEGLLLWCQRKTAPYKNVNVQNFHLSFKDGLAFCALIHRHRPDLIDYSKLSKDNPLENLNTAFDVAEKYLDIPRMLDPDDLQNTAMPDERAVMTYVSSYYHCFSGAQKAETAANRICKVLKVNQENERLMEEYERLASDLLEWIRRTMPWLNSRQSDSTLAGVQKKLEEYRTYRRKHKPPRVEQKAKLETNFNTLQTKLRLSNRPAYMPTEGKMVSDITNAWKGLEHAEKSFEEWLLAETMRLERLEHLAQKFKHKADTHEDWTKGKEEMLQSQDFRNCKLNELKALKKKHEAFESDLAAHQDRVEQIAAIAQELNTLEYHDCASVNARCQRICDQWDRLGVLTQRRCQGLDEAERILEKIDLLHLEFAKRAAPFNNWLDGAREDLVDMFIVHTMEEIQGLIQAHDQFKATLGEADKEFNVIIGLVRDAEAIVKQEQVPGGLVNPYTTLSADLISRKWSEVRALVPQRDQTLANELRKQQNNEMLRRQFAEKANAVGPWIERQMDAVTAIGMGISGSLEEQLHRLKEYEQAVYAYKPSIEELEKIHQSVQESMIFENRYTHYTMETLRVGWEQLLTSINRNINEVENQILTRDSKGITQEQLTEFRSSFNHFDKNRTGRLAPEEFKSCLVSLGYSIGKDKQGDMDFQRILAVVDPNSSGYVQFDAFLDFMTRESTDTDTAEQVIDSFRILASDRPYILPDELRRELPPDQAEYCIQRMPPYKGPNAIPGALDYMSFSTALYGESDL, via the exons ACCTTCACCGCCTGGTGCAACAGCCATCTGCGCAAAGCCGGTACCTCGATCGACAACATCGAGGATGATTTTCGTAACGGACTCAAACTCATGCTCCTGCTGGAGGTCATCTCCGGAGAAACCCTGCCAAAGCCCGACCGCGGCAAGATGCGTTTCCATAAG ATCGCCAACGTCAACAAGGCACTGGACTTTATCGCGTCGAAGGGCGTGAAGCTGGTGTCGATCGGTGCGGAGGAAATCGTCGACGGCAACCTGAAGATGACCCTCGGTATGATCTGGACCATCATCCTGCGATTCGCCATCCAGGACATCTCGGTGGAGGAGATGACCGCCAAGGAGGGTCTGCTGCTTTGGTGCCAGCGTAAGACCGCCCCGTACAAGAACGTCAACGTGCAGAACTTCCACCTTAGCTTCAAG GATGGTCTTGCCTTCTGCGCCCTTATCCATCGCCATAGACCCGATCTGATCGATTACTCCAAACTGTCGAAGGACAATCCGCTGGAGAATCTCAACACGGCGTTCGATGTCGCTGAGAAGTATCTCGACATTCCACGAATGCTTGACCCCGACG ACTTACAAAACACCGCCATGCCCGATGAACGCGCCGTTATGACATACGTTTCATCTTACTACCATTGCTTCAGCGGGGCCCAAAAG GCTGAGACCGCTGCCAACCGTATCTGCAAGGTGCTGAAGGTCAACCAGGAGAATGAACGACTCATGGAGGAGTACGAGCGATTGGCCAGCGAT cTTTTGGAATGGATCCGCCGTACGATGCCGTGGCTCAACTCGAGACAATCGGACAGCACGCTAGCCGGCGTGCAGAAGAAGCTGGAGGAGTACAGAACGTACCGCCGCAAGCACAAGCCGCCACGCGTTGAGCAGAAGGCGAAGTTGGAGACGAACTTCAACACGCTGCAGACTAAGCTGCGTCTGTCGAATCGCCCGGCGTACATGCCGACCGAGGGCAAGATGGTGTCGGACATCACCAACGCCTGGAAGGGCCTCGAGCACGCCGAGAAGTCGTTCGAAGAGTGGCTGCTGGCCGAAACGATGCGCCTGGAGCGCCTGGAACATCTGGCGCAGAAGTTCAAGCACAAGGCCGACACGCACGAGGACTGGACCAAGGGCAAGGAGGAGATGCTGCAGTCGCAGGACTTCCGCAACTGCAAGCTGAACGAGCTGAAGGCGCTGAAGAAGAAGCACGAAGCGTTCGAGTCGGATTTGGCCGCACACCAGGATCGCGTCGAGCAGATTGCGGCGATCGCGCAGGAGCTGAA CACTCTGGAGTATCACGATTGCGCTTCGGTGAATGCTCGCTGTCAGCGCATCTGCGACCAGTGGGATCGCCTGGGCGTGCTTACCCAGCGCCGCTGCCAGGGACTGGATGAGGCCGAGCGCATCCTTGAGAAAATCGATCTGCTGCACCTGGAGTTTGCCAAGCGTGCGGCACCGTTCAACAACTGGCTCGATGGAGCCCGCGAGGATCTCGTGGACATGTTCATCGTGCACACGATGGAGGAGATCCAGGGCCTGATCCAGGCCCACGATCAGTTCAAGGCAACGCTCGGCGAGGCGGACAAGGAGTTCAATGTCATCATCGGGCTGGTGCGTGACGCCGAAGCGATCGTTAAGCAGGAACAGGTGCCCGGTGGTCTGGTTAACCCCTACACCACCCTGTCGGCCGATCTGATCAGCCGGAAGTGGTCGGAGGTGCGAGCCCTGGTGCCGCAGCGCGACCAGACGCTGGCGAACGAACTGCGCAAGCAGCAGAACAACGAGATGCTGCGTCGCCAGTTCGCCGAGAAGGCGAACGCCGTCGGACCGTGGATCGAGCGGCAGATGGACGCCGTGACGGCCATCGGTATGGGCATCTCGGGCTCGCTCGAGGAGCAGCTGCACCGTCTGAAGGAGTACGAGCAGGCGGTGTACGCGTACAAGCCCAGCATCGAGGAGCTGGAGAAGATCCACCAGTCCGTCCAGGAGTCGATGATCTTCGAGAACCGTTACACGCACTACACGATGGAGACGCTCCGCGTTGGCTGGGAACAGCTGCTGACGTCGATCAACAGAAATATCAACGAG GTGGAGAATCAGATTCTGACCCGCGACTCGAAGGGTATTACACAGGAGCAGCTGACCGAGTTCCGCTCGAGCTTCAACCACTTCGACAAGAACCGAACTGGCCGGCTGGCGCCGGAGGAGTTCAAATCGTGCCTGGTTTCGCTCGGCTACTCGATCGGCAAGGACAAGCAGGGCGACATGGACTTCCAGCGCATCCTGGCCGTGGTCGACCCGAACTCATCCGGTTATGTGCAGTTCGATGCGTTCCTCGACTTCATGACGCGAGAAAGCACCGACACCGATACGgcggaacaggttatcgactCGTTCAGAATTTTGGCATCCGACAGG CCTTACATTCTTCCCGATGAGCTGCGCCGTGAGCTGCCACCGGATCAGGCGGAATACTGCATCCAAAGAATGCCACCGTACAAGGGCCCGAACGCCATCCCCGGAGCACTGGACTACATGTCCTTCAGTACGGCGCTGTACGGTGAGAGTGACCTCTAA